From one Rubrobacter xylanophilus genomic stretch:
- a CDS encoding NfeD family protein, with product MIPVAAPLQLPSDLTLYVAGLAVLLLLLAAGGAAAYAAFRASGGRPATGLEGMIGERGVVRRRVDGSPDGAVFVRGELWRAVPEESASPLEEGTPVEVVAFRGMTLVVRPVREEGGLSPP from the coding sequence GTGATCCCGGTCGCCGCGCCGCTCCAGCTCCCCTCGGACCTCACGCTCTACGTGGCGGGGCTCGCCGTCCTGCTGCTGTTGCTCGCCGCGGGGGGAGCGGCGGCGTACGCGGCCTTCCGGGCGAGCGGCGGACGTCCGGCCACGGGGCTCGAGGGCATGATCGGGGAACGGGGTGTGGTCCGCCGCCGGGTGGACGGCTCCCCGGATGGAGCGGTCTTCGTCCGCGGCGAGCTGTGGCGGGCCGTCCCGGAGGAGAGCGCGTCGCCGCTGGAGGAGGGCACCCCGGTTGAGGTGGTGGCCTTCCGGGGGATGACGCTGGTGGTCCGGCCCGTCCGGGAGGAGGGAGGGCTCAGCCCTCCCTGA
- a CDS encoding trans-sulfuration enzyme family protein: MASGGERQRRRRLETRAVHAGETRPGTDAPGARSYPISTPIYASTTFSHADVQTTDRVLGGEEPGFSYARWGNPSVAALEEALTALEAPEGGARALAFASGMAAMHAALTAAEAGEGARVLAAEQLYGSTATLLLQIFGPAGAETVFFDAYGDPGGLEKKVSDLRPRAVVVETISNPLLRVADIPRLAEIARSHGAALIVDNTFGTPYLQRPLELGADMVVHSATKYLSGHGDVTAGVVAAAPPYDTALEQIRKTVGSTLGPFEAWLLHRGLKTLPLRISRQCENARLIATRLAAHPKVSRVHHPSLEDHPDREVTGRVLADTGGLVAFELASGGREAAFRFLNALRLCVRAPSLGDIYTLAIHPATSSHRELPPSRREQLGVGENLIRLSAGIEHPEDIIADLEQALEKL; this comes from the coding sequence GTGGCAAGCGGAGGCGAACGACAGCGGAGAAGGAGGCTCGAGACCCGGGCGGTGCACGCCGGGGAGACCCGGCCCGGGACGGACGCGCCCGGTGCCCGCTCCTACCCCATCTCGACCCCCATCTACGCCTCCACGACCTTCTCCCACGCCGACGTGCAGACCACCGACCGGGTGCTCGGCGGGGAGGAACCGGGCTTCAGCTACGCCCGGTGGGGCAACCCGAGCGTGGCGGCGCTGGAGGAGGCGCTGACCGCGCTGGAGGCCCCGGAGGGCGGCGCCCGGGCGCTGGCCTTCGCCTCGGGGATGGCGGCGATGCACGCGGCGCTGACCGCGGCGGAGGCCGGCGAGGGGGCCCGAGTCCTGGCGGCGGAGCAGCTCTACGGCTCCACGGCCACCCTGCTGCTCCAGATCTTCGGCCCCGCCGGGGCGGAGACGGTCTTCTTCGACGCCTACGGCGACCCGGGCGGGCTCGAGAAGAAGGTCTCGGACCTCCGCCCCCGGGCGGTGGTGGTGGAGACCATCTCCAACCCACTGCTCAGGGTGGCGGACATCCCCCGGCTGGCGGAGATCGCCCGCTCCCACGGCGCGGCCCTGATCGTGGACAACACCTTCGGCACGCCCTACCTGCAGCGCCCCCTGGAGCTCGGGGCGGACATGGTGGTCCACAGCGCCACGAAATACCTCTCGGGACACGGCGACGTGACCGCGGGCGTGGTCGCCGCGGCTCCCCCGTACGACACCGCGCTGGAGCAGATCCGGAAGACCGTGGGCTCCACCCTGGGACCGTTCGAGGCCTGGCTGCTGCACCGGGGCCTGAAGACGCTGCCGCTCAGGATCTCCCGCCAGTGCGAGAACGCCCGCCTGATAGCCACCCGACTCGCCGCCCACCCGAAGGTCTCGCGGGTGCACCATCCCTCCCTCGAAGATCACCCGGACCGCGAGGTGACCGGGCGCGTGCTGGCGGACACCGGGGGGCTGGTGGCCTTCGAGCTCGCCTCCGGGGGCCGGGAGGCGGCCTTCCGCTTCCTGAACGCTCTCAGGCTCTGCGTCCGGGCCCCGAGCCTGGGCGACATCTACACCCTGGCCATCCACCCGGCGACCTCCTCCCACCGCGAGCTTCCCCCTTCCCGGCGGGAGCAGCTGGGCGTGGGGGAGAACCTGATCCGCCTCTCGGCGGGCATCGAGCACCCGGAGGACATCATCGCGGACCTGGAGCAGGCGCTGGAGAAGCTGTAG
- a CDS encoding LPXTG cell wall anchor domain-containing protein → MVFRVVRLSVFAALFVSLAAAPAWAQDGEDGGGATAVAGDVQVQYQDCDQVVAAAAEQLNAGDVGAVSGDIGSAAASEIAQELGISVGVVQSCLQSGAEIGAGGAGGEDAAPQGEENGDQTDTDGTPTDDGQQSIEEMQSQVLADTIPSKVLPATGGAYPGALLAGALLLGSGLLLLTRRR, encoded by the coding sequence ATGGTGTTCCGGGTCGTGAGGCTCTCTGTTTTTGCGGCGCTCTTCGTGTCGCTGGCGGCGGCGCCCGCCTGGGCGCAGGACGGGGAGGATGGCGGCGGGGCCACGGCGGTCGCGGGGGACGTGCAGGTCCAGTACCAGGACTGCGATCAGGTGGTTGCGGCCGCCGCCGAGCAGTTGAACGCCGGGGATGTGGGGGCGGTCTCCGGAGATATAGGCAGTGCCGCCGCCTCGGAGATAGCCCAGGAGCTCGGGATCTCCGTCGGCGTGGTGCAGAGCTGCCTGCAGTCCGGCGCTGAGATCGGCGCGGGGGGGGCCGGTGGCGAGGACGCCGCCCCGCAGGGGGAGGAGAACGGCGACCAGACGGATACGGACGGCACCCCCACCGATGACGGGCAGCAGAGCATCGAGGAGATGCAGAGCCAGGTGCTCGCGGACACCATCCCCTCCAAGGTGCTCCCGGCCACCGGCGGGGCTTACCCCGGCGCGCTCCTTGCCGGGGCGCTCCTTCTCGGGTCCGGGCTTCTCCTGCTGACCCGCCGCCGCTGA
- a CDS encoding class I fructose-bisphosphate aldolase, translating into MDKEQLQSTARALVAPGKGILAADESFGTIGKRFKAVGIESTEDTRRRYRQMLFTTPGIGEFLSGVILFDETIRQKADDGRPLPKVLEDQGVIPGIKVDKSTTALPLSPQEKFTQGLDGLRERLEEYRGMGARFTKWRAVITIGQGIPTERCISANAHGLALFAAFSQEAGLVPIVEPEVLIDGDHTIERCYEVTEWTLNRTFDYIYEAGVELSGMLLKPNMVISGKDCPEQAGVEEVARMTVECLKRSVPAAVPGIVFLSGGQSDLQATAHLNAMNRLYDDLPWELSFSYARALQGRPMEIWKGDDANVEAAQKAFYHRAKMNSAARSGSYSEEMEKEAA; encoded by the coding sequence ATGGACAAGGAGCAGCTCCAGAGCACGGCACGCGCGCTGGTCGCCCCGGGCAAGGGCATCCTGGCGGCCGACGAGAGCTTCGGCACCATCGGCAAGCGCTTCAAGGCGGTCGGGATAGAGTCCACCGAGGACACCCGGCGCCGCTACCGGCAGATGCTCTTCACCACCCCGGGCATCGGAGAGTTTCTCTCCGGGGTGATCCTCTTCGACGAAACCATCCGCCAGAAGGCCGACGACGGGCGGCCGCTGCCGAAGGTGCTCGAGGATCAGGGGGTCATCCCCGGCATAAAGGTGGACAAGAGCACCACCGCCCTTCCGCTCTCGCCGCAGGAGAAGTTCACCCAGGGCCTCGACGGGCTGCGCGAGCGGCTGGAGGAGTACCGCGGGATGGGCGCCCGGTTCACCAAGTGGCGCGCGGTGATCACCATCGGCCAGGGCATCCCCACCGAGCGCTGCATCAGCGCCAACGCCCACGGGCTGGCGCTGTTCGCCGCCTTCAGCCAGGAGGCGGGGCTGGTCCCGATCGTGGAGCCCGAGGTGCTCATCGACGGGGACCACACCATCGAGCGGTGCTACGAGGTCACCGAGTGGACGCTCAACCGCACCTTCGACTACATCTACGAGGCCGGGGTGGAGCTCTCCGGGATGCTCCTGAAGCCGAACATGGTGATCTCGGGCAAGGACTGCCCCGAGCAGGCGGGCGTGGAGGAGGTCGCCCGGATGACGGTGGAGTGCCTGAAGCGAAGCGTGCCCGCCGCGGTGCCGGGCATCGTGTTCCTCTCGGGCGGCCAGAGCGATCTCCAGGCCACGGCGCACCTGAACGCGATGAACCGTCTCTACGACGACCTGCCGTGGGAGCTCTCCTTCTCCTACGCCCGGGCGCTGCAGGGCAGGCCGATGGAGATCTGGAAGGGCGACGACGCGAACGTGGAGGCGGCCCAGAAGGCCTTCTACCACCGGGCGAAGATGAACAGCGCGGCCCGCTCGGGCAGCTACTCGGAGGAGATGGAGAAGGAGGCCGCCTAG
- a CDS encoding sortase, producing MGLREDPLLRLGVALVLAALLVAAAAAAAALALRERSAPDRNAQRPAGKERPVAVVRPEGTAPWVEGAGSGVGEKTAPAVALRRGEATSPGGREPRRLPVSRERWPMPTEQELAAAAGPRRYRLPPGAILALTIEDIGLHRVPVWDTDARWALDSGVVHVPETSLPWSRTPERNVYLAGHRLGYPGTGSRLVFYRLGELERGDRVVLEDRRGRRYEYAVTQKFVVGPRDSWVMGRVRGRDMVTLQTCTPIPTFDRRLIVRADRV from the coding sequence GTGGGCCTCCGGGAAGACCCGCTGCTGCGGCTCGGCGTCGCGCTCGTGCTCGCGGCCCTGCTGGTCGCAGCGGCGGCCGCCGCTGCGGCACTAGCCCTGCGCGAGCGTTCCGCTCCGGACCGGAACGCGCAGCGGCCCGCGGGGAAGGAGCGGCCGGTCGCGGTGGTGCGCCCGGAGGGGACGGCCCCCTGGGTGGAGGGCGCGGGATCGGGAGTCGGGGAGAAGACGGCGCCCGCGGTCGCCCTCCGGAGGGGCGAGGCCACCTCTCCCGGAGGACGTGAGCCGCGGCGCCTCCCCGTCTCTCGGGAGAGGTGGCCCATGCCCACGGAGCAGGAGCTCGCGGCCGCCGCGGGTCCCCGGCGCTACCGGCTCCCGCCGGGTGCTATCCTCGCGCTCACCATAGAGGACATCGGCCTGCACCGGGTTCCCGTGTGGGACACCGACGCGCGGTGGGCCCTGGACAGCGGCGTGGTGCACGTCCCCGAGACCTCGCTGCCCTGGAGCCGCACGCCGGAGCGCAACGTCTACCTGGCCGGGCACCGGCTCGGCTACCCGGGGACGGGGAGCCGGCTCGTCTTCTACCGCCTCGGCGAGCTGGAGCGCGGCGACCGGGTCGTTCTGGAGGACCGGCGGGGGCGCCGCTACGAGTACGCGGTGACCCAGAAGTTCGTCGTCGGGCCCCGCGACTCCTGGGTCATGGGGCGGGTGCGCGGCCGGGACATGGTCACGCTGCAGACCTGCACCCCCATCCCCACCTTCGACCGGCGCCTCATAGTGCGGGCGGACCGCGTGTAG
- a CDS encoding thioredoxin domain-containing protein has translation MANRLANETSPYLLQHKDNPVDWYPWGEEAFQRARREDKPILLSVGYSSCHWCHVMERESFEDEETARIMNEHFVNVKVDREERPDIDSIYMSALQAMTRSGGWPMTVFLTPEGVPFYAGTYFPPEPRGGMPSFRQVLLTLADAYRNRREEVLRSAESVRRFLEASTDAGMSRGALREELLDGAAAALLGELDRRFGGFGEAPKFPQPMSLEVLLRHHRRTGDAEALSGVELTLRAMARGGIYDQLGGGFHRYAVDWRWLVPHFEKMLYDNALLSRLYLEAYQVTGNGFYRRIAEETLDYVTREMRSPEGGFYSAEDADSEGEEGKFYVWTPRELREVLGEEDASLAAAYWGVTERGNFEGRNILHVPREPEEVAREFGLPVEELGRRIHSVRRRLLEARARRVRPGRDEKVLAAWNGLMLRSFAFAARVLRREDYLDVARGNAAFLLEKLLTGEGRLLRSYRDGRARVGGYLEDYAMVADGLLALYEATFEARWLHAAVSLTEAMNELFWDGEREAFFDVPADHEELVTRPRDVYDNATPSGTSVAVDVLLRLGLLLGREDYRRRAEAALEGLSGLVERAPAAFGRLLGALDFHLGRPREVVIVGRPGAPDTRALVDALYSVYLPNRVIAGGAGDGEEAALIPLLEGRTMLDGRATAYVCEGYVCKSPTTEPAELVRQLREG, from the coding sequence ATGGCCAACCGGCTGGCGAACGAGACGAGCCCCTACCTCTTGCAGCACAAGGACAACCCCGTGGACTGGTATCCGTGGGGGGAGGAGGCCTTCCAGAGGGCCCGCAGGGAGGACAAGCCCATCCTGCTCTCCGTCGGGTATTCCTCCTGCCACTGGTGTCACGTGATGGAGCGCGAGTCCTTCGAGGACGAGGAGACCGCGCGCATCATGAACGAGCACTTCGTCAACGTGAAGGTGGACCGCGAGGAGCGGCCGGACATAGACTCGATCTACATGTCCGCCCTGCAGGCGATGACCCGCAGCGGGGGCTGGCCGATGACGGTCTTCCTCACCCCCGAGGGGGTCCCCTTCTACGCCGGCACCTACTTTCCGCCCGAGCCGCGCGGCGGGATGCCGTCCTTCAGGCAGGTGCTCCTCACCCTCGCCGACGCCTACCGCAACCGGCGGGAGGAGGTGCTGCGGAGCGCCGAGAGCGTCCGGCGGTTCCTGGAGGCCTCCACGGACGCCGGGATGTCCCGGGGCGCCCTCCGGGAGGAGCTGCTGGACGGGGCGGCCGCCGCCCTCCTCGGCGAGCTCGACCGGCGCTTCGGGGGTTTTGGCGAGGCGCCGAAGTTCCCCCAGCCGATGAGCCTGGAGGTCCTGCTGCGGCACCACCGCCGCACCGGGGACGCGGAGGCCCTCTCCGGCGTCGAGCTCACCTTGCGGGCCATGGCCCGCGGCGGCATCTACGACCAGCTCGGCGGCGGCTTCCACCGCTACGCGGTGGACTGGCGGTGGCTGGTGCCGCACTTCGAGAAGATGCTCTACGACAACGCCCTGCTCTCCCGGCTGTACCTGGAGGCATACCAGGTCACGGGCAACGGCTTCTACCGCCGCATCGCCGAGGAGACCCTCGACTACGTAACGCGGGAGATGCGCAGCCCCGAAGGGGGTTTCTACTCGGCGGAGGACGCGGACTCCGAGGGGGAGGAAGGGAAGTTCTACGTGTGGACCCCGCGGGAGCTGCGCGAGGTTCTCGGGGAGGAGGACGCCTCGCTCGCGGCCGCCTACTGGGGGGTGACCGAGCGGGGGAACTTCGAGGGCAGGAATATCCTGCACGTCCCCCGGGAGCCGGAGGAGGTGGCCCGGGAGTTCGGACTCCCGGTCGAGGAGCTCGGCCGGCGGATCCACTCCGTCCGCCGGCGCCTCCTGGAGGCCCGCGCCCGGCGGGTCCGGCCCGGCCGGGACGAGAAGGTGCTCGCCGCTTGGAACGGCCTGATGCTTCGCTCCTTCGCCTTCGCCGCCCGGGTTCTGCGCCGGGAGGACTACCTGGACGTCGCCCGCGGGAACGCCGCCTTCCTCCTTGAGAAGCTCCTGACCGGGGAGGGGCGGCTGCTCCGGTCCTACAGGGACGGCCGGGCACGCGTAGGCGGCTACCTGGAGGACTACGCGATGGTCGCCGACGGGCTTCTGGCGCTCTACGAGGCGACCTTCGAGGCTCGCTGGCTGCACGCGGCCGTCTCCCTCACCGAGGCGATGAACGAGCTCTTCTGGGACGGCGAGCGGGAGGCTTTCTTCGACGTGCCCGCCGACCACGAGGAGCTCGTCACCCGTCCGCGCGACGTCTACGACAACGCCACCCCCTCCGGAACCTCCGTGGCGGTGGACGTGCTGCTGCGGCTCGGCCTGCTGCTCGGGAGGGAGGACTACCGGCGGCGGGCCGAGGCCGCGCTCGAAGGGTTGAGCGGGCTCGTGGAGAGGGCGCCCGCCGCCTTCGGCCGGCTGTTGGGGGCGTTGGACTTCCACCTCGGCCGGCCGCGGGAGGTGGTGATCGTCGGCCGACCGGGTGCCCCGGACACCCGCGCCCTCGTGGACGCCCTCTACTCGGTCTACCTGCCCAACCGGGTCATCGCCGGGGGGGCCGGGGACGGAGAGGAGGCCGCCCTCATCCCGCTGCTGGAGGGCCGGACGATGCTCGACGGCCGGGCGACGGCCTACGTGTGCGAGGGCTACGTCTGCAAGAGCCCGACGACGGAGCCGGCGGAGCTCGTGCGCCAGCTCAGGGAGGGCTGA
- a CDS encoding 2-oxoglutarate dehydrogenase E1 component, which yields MEQQQTESQFYGPNLGYVLELYERYREDPSSVDEESRRFFERWSPPRIEIDGRAAALEAEKYVGAAKYIRSIRDFGHSAARLDPLGGEPPGDPALDPAFHGITEEDLERMPSSIVGGPIAERTSNAREAVEELKRIYCRTTGYDFGHIAHLPEERFWLRDAVESEQFYQRMEGEDARRLLRRLTRVDTFEKFLHRTFLGQKRFSVEGNDMIVPMLDRLIRHAADSGTPEVVMGMAHRGRLNVLAHVLNKPYAKIFGEFQQPERGEQSSVSEMSGEGWVGDVKYHLGVRNFHLEEGQEDAKVLINLAPNPSHLEHVNPVVAGMTRAAQERRDEAGPPRQDEDAALSVILHGDAAFPGEGVAAETLNLYRLPGYRVGGTIHIITNNQLGFTTEKEDARSTTYASDLAKGYEIPVVHVNADDPEACLAAVSLAYAYRQRFHKDFMIDLIGYRRYGHNEGDEPVYTQPVMYEKIHDHPSVREIWARKLEERGVISEGEAEKMAEEMFSRMQEIHRNPSEQLTEEDFDTEEPHTPLVDIPETAVEARRLEALNRAMLERPEGFSPNRKLERLFRKNRGDLDRIDWAHAEALAFASLLEDGVPIRLTGQDSERGTFSQRHAVLHDEETGEEYVPLQNIPQARASFDIHNSPLSEMAVMGFEYGYSVNAPDALTLWEAQYGDFANVGQPIIDQFIVSGQAKWGQVSNLVLLLPHGYEGQGPEHSSARLERFLQLAAGENIRVANLTTAAQYFHLLRAQAILKDHKRPLVIMTPKSLLRHPMAASGLRELAEGRFHPVLDDEEARERAAAVERLILCSGKIYTELAGSDYREEAEEVAIARVELLYPFPEGQIREVIAGYPNLRELVWVQEEPKNMGAWFFMEPRLREITGGELPIRYVGKPARPSPAQGSVSFHRREHAQIVREAFRRDAGSREKAEAGVQAVRSRTGGASD from the coding sequence TTGGAGCAGCAGCAGACCGAGAGCCAGTTCTACGGTCCGAACCTGGGGTACGTTCTCGAGCTCTACGAGCGCTACCGGGAGGACCCCTCCTCCGTCGACGAGGAGAGCCGGCGGTTCTTCGAGCGGTGGAGCCCGCCGCGCATCGAGATAGACGGGCGGGCGGCCGCGCTGGAGGCCGAGAAGTACGTCGGGGCCGCCAAGTACATCCGCAGCATACGGGACTTCGGCCACTCCGCGGCCCGGCTCGATCCTCTGGGTGGCGAGCCGCCCGGCGATCCTGCGCTCGATCCGGCCTTCCACGGCATAACCGAGGAAGACCTCGAGCGGATGCCCTCCAGCATCGTCGGGGGCCCCATCGCCGAGCGGACCTCCAACGCCCGCGAGGCCGTCGAGGAGCTCAAGCGCATCTACTGCAGGACCACCGGCTACGACTTCGGGCACATAGCCCACCTGCCCGAGGAGCGCTTCTGGCTGCGGGACGCGGTGGAGTCCGAGCAGTTCTACCAGAGGATGGAAGGCGAGGACGCCAGGCGGCTCCTCCGGCGTCTCACCCGGGTGGACACCTTCGAGAAGTTTCTGCACCGGACCTTCCTGGGACAGAAGCGCTTCTCGGTCGAGGGGAACGACATGATCGTGCCCATGCTCGACCGCCTCATCCGGCACGCCGCCGACTCCGGAACTCCCGAGGTGGTGATGGGCATGGCCCACCGCGGGCGCCTCAACGTGCTGGCGCACGTGCTCAACAAGCCCTACGCCAAGATCTTCGGCGAGTTCCAGCAGCCGGAGCGGGGCGAGCAGAGCTCCGTCTCCGAGATGTCTGGCGAGGGCTGGGTGGGGGACGTCAAGTACCACCTGGGGGTGCGCAACTTCCACCTGGAGGAGGGGCAGGAGGATGCCAAGGTGCTCATCAACCTGGCCCCCAACCCCAGCCACCTGGAGCACGTCAACCCGGTTGTCGCCGGGATGACCCGGGCCGCCCAGGAGCGGCGGGACGAGGCCGGGCCTCCGCGGCAGGACGAGGACGCCGCGCTCAGCGTCATCCTGCACGGGGACGCCGCCTTCCCGGGGGAGGGGGTCGCCGCCGAGACCCTCAACCTCTACCGGCTGCCCGGCTACCGGGTCGGCGGCACCATACACATCATCACCAACAACCAGCTCGGGTTCACCACCGAGAAGGAGGACGCCCGCTCCACCACCTACGCCAGCGATCTGGCCAAGGGGTACGAGATACCGGTGGTGCACGTCAACGCCGACGACCCCGAGGCCTGCCTGGCGGCGGTCAGCCTGGCCTACGCCTACCGGCAGCGGTTCCACAAGGACTTCATGATCGACCTCATCGGCTACCGCCGCTACGGGCACAACGAGGGGGACGAGCCCGTCTACACCCAGCCGGTGATGTACGAGAAGATCCACGACCACCCCAGCGTCCGGGAGATCTGGGCCCGAAAGCTCGAGGAGCGCGGCGTGATCTCCGAGGGCGAGGCCGAGAAGATGGCCGAGGAGATGTTCTCCCGGATGCAGGAGATCCACAGGAACCCCTCAGAGCAGCTCACCGAGGAGGACTTCGACACCGAGGAGCCCCACACCCCGCTGGTGGACATCCCGGAGACGGCTGTGGAGGCCCGGCGGCTCGAGGCCCTCAACCGGGCCATGCTGGAGCGGCCCGAGGGCTTTTCCCCCAACCGCAAGCTGGAGCGGCTCTTCCGGAAGAACCGTGGCGATCTGGACCGGATAGACTGGGCCCACGCCGAGGCGCTCGCCTTCGCCTCGCTGCTCGAGGACGGGGTCCCCATCCGGCTCACCGGGCAGGACTCCGAGCGGGGCACCTTCTCCCAGCGGCACGCCGTCCTGCACGACGAGGAGACCGGCGAGGAGTACGTGCCGCTGCAGAACATCCCGCAGGCCAGGGCCTCCTTCGACATCCACAACAGCCCGCTCTCCGAGATGGCCGTGATGGGCTTCGAGTACGGCTACTCGGTCAACGCCCCGGACGCGCTCACCCTCTGGGAGGCGCAGTACGGCGACTTCGCCAACGTCGGCCAGCCGATAATCGACCAGTTCATCGTCAGCGGGCAGGCGAAGTGGGGGCAGGTCTCCAACCTGGTGCTGCTGCTGCCGCACGGCTACGAGGGGCAGGGGCCTGAGCACTCCAGCGCGCGGCTGGAGCGCTTTCTGCAGCTCGCGGCGGGCGAGAACATCAGGGTGGCCAACCTCACCACGGCGGCCCAGTACTTCCACCTGCTGCGGGCCCAGGCCATCCTCAAGGACCACAAGCGGCCGCTCGTCATCATGACCCCCAAGAGCCTCTTGCGGCACCCGATGGCCGCCTCCGGCCTGCGGGAGCTCGCGGAGGGGAGGTTCCACCCCGTGCTCGACGACGAGGAGGCCCGGGAGCGGGCCGCCGCCGTCGAGCGGCTCATCCTGTGCTCCGGCAAGATCTACACCGAGCTCGCCGGCAGCGACTACCGGGAGGAGGCCGAGGAGGTCGCCATCGCCCGGGTGGAGCTGCTCTACCCGTTCCCGGAGGGCCAGATCCGGGAGGTCATCGCCGGATACCCGAACCTGCGCGAGCTGGTCTGGGTGCAGGAGGAGCCCAAGAACATGGGTGCCTGGTTCTTCATGGAGCCGCGGCTGCGCGAGATCACCGGCGGCGAGTTGCCGATCCGCTACGTCGGCAAGCCCGCCCGGCCCAGCCCGGCCCAGGGCTCGGTGAGCTTCCACCGCAGGGAGCACGCCCAGATCGTCCGGGAGGCCTTCCGGCGGGACGCGGGAAGCAGGGAGAAGGCCGAGGCGGGCGTCCAGGCGGTCCGCTCCCGCACCGGCGGGGCCAGCGACTGA